A single region of the Salicibibacter cibi genome encodes:
- a CDS encoding response regulator, producing MKNIYKVLIVEDDFRVAEINRQFVDKIDGFTVVGMAKTGEETMKQLNKSQTLPDLILLDVYIPDVEGLNLLWTIRNHYHEVDVIMMTAAKEVSIIEESIRGGAFDYIVKPVEFERFAWTLERYDQQRRLLTDKEEMDQAEIDRVIGSADAIQTSRPSNQELPKGIDEITLNNIEDILENTKDQGITAANLGKKIGASRSTARRYLEYLVSINVVKAELKYGDVGRPERRYVFS from the coding sequence ATGAAAAATATTTATAAGGTGCTCATCGTGGAAGATGATTTCCGGGTAGCCGAAATCAACCGTCAATTTGTAGATAAAATAGATGGGTTTACGGTTGTTGGGATGGCGAAAACCGGAGAAGAGACGATGAAACAATTAAACAAAAGTCAAACGTTACCCGACCTCATCTTGCTCGATGTGTATATTCCGGATGTTGAAGGGTTGAATCTATTATGGACCATCCGCAATCACTATCATGAGGTGGACGTGATTATGATGACCGCTGCCAAAGAAGTTTCCATCATTGAAGAATCAATACGGGGCGGGGCCTTTGATTATATCGTAAAACCCGTCGAGTTTGAACGATTTGCATGGACGCTTGAGCGATATGACCAACAGCGAAGGTTGCTCACCGATAAAGAAGAAATGGATCAAGCAGAGATTGACCGTGTGATCGGATCAGCCGATGCCATACAGACGTCAAGACCTTCCAATCAGGAGTTGCCAAAAGGCATTGATGAAATCACCTTAAATAATATTGAAGATATATTGGAGAATACGAAAGACCAGGGCATAACAGCTGCAAACTTAGGCAAAAAAATAGGCGCGAGCCGATCAACAGCCAGGCGCTACCTCGAGTATTTGGTATCGATCAATGTGGTGAAAGCCGAGCTTAAATATGGCGATGTAGGAAGGCCGGAGCGTCGGTATGTTTTTTCATAA
- a CDS encoding ATP-binding protein: MDKLQSKHIKKHLTKPKIAINLKVKMILLICTLIIGMFAIVGLFIHYFFTNSLEDQMGERVINVAQSVANIPELQEAFAEEDPASTIQPIVEPIREDTGAEFIVIGNTNEIRYSHPVPDRIGERMVGEDNDRALIDGEAYVSQSVGSLGTSMRGKVPVFSDDGEIIGVVSVGFLVDDIQGIIGNYTEGLWYVLLATVTVGILGAVAIAHHIKKSLFDLEPEEIAHLFLQKESILQSTHEGIIAVNQKGLITLMNQTAQRLFLSNKKQTESYVGKHIREVLPDTRMPEVLDSGESQYDREMLIGNHSVYVNRVPIFYENKLIGAVSSFRDKTEIERLTKELRRVKQYTEALRAQTHEFSNKLYTISGLLQLDQKEEAIELIQKESHTQQEWLQFLIQKVPDPMISAVLLGKRNQANELGIDMTFHPESKLTYRLSKKEKDVLLTVLGNLLENALEAVKKEPESKRHVSIFFTDLGNDLVFEVEDSGSGIPPELGNQIFNQGFSTKEGSHRGIGLALSKQMISEIGGTVLLEDGELGGACFVVTVPKN; encoded by the coding sequence ATGGACAAGCTGCAAAGCAAACACATAAAAAAGCATCTTACCAAACCAAAGATTGCGATCAATTTAAAAGTAAAAATGATACTGCTTATTTGCACGTTGATTATTGGGATGTTTGCGATCGTAGGGCTTTTCATCCATTATTTTTTTACAAACTCCTTGGAAGACCAAATGGGAGAACGCGTAATAAATGTGGCGCAAAGTGTTGCGAACATACCGGAACTGCAGGAAGCATTTGCGGAAGAAGATCCTGCCTCGACCATTCAACCGATTGTTGAGCCTATAAGAGAAGATACAGGAGCGGAATTCATTGTTATCGGGAATACGAACGAGATTCGTTATTCCCATCCTGTGCCGGATCGCATCGGGGAAAGAATGGTCGGGGAAGATAATGATCGCGCATTAATTGATGGGGAAGCTTATGTCTCTCAATCCGTTGGTTCCCTGGGGACGTCCATGCGAGGGAAGGTTCCCGTTTTTTCCGATGACGGAGAGATTATCGGGGTGGTTTCCGTCGGGTTTTTGGTGGACGACATTCAAGGAATCATTGGAAATTATACGGAAGGATTATGGTATGTTTTATTAGCAACCGTTACTGTGGGGATTTTGGGAGCTGTAGCGATCGCCCATCATATCAAAAAATCATTATTTGACCTGGAGCCCGAAGAAATTGCCCATTTGTTTTTGCAAAAAGAAAGCATTCTCCAATCTACCCATGAAGGCATCATTGCGGTTAATCAAAAAGGGCTGATTACGTTAATGAATCAAACGGCGCAACGTCTTTTTTTGTCAAACAAAAAACAGACAGAATCGTATGTTGGCAAACACATACGGGAAGTTCTCCCGGATACGAGGATGCCGGAAGTCCTCGATAGTGGGGAAAGCCAATATGATCGGGAAATGTTGATTGGAAACCATAGCGTTTATGTGAACCGCGTTCCGATCTTTTATGAAAATAAGCTCATTGGAGCGGTGTCCTCTTTTCGTGACAAAACGGAAATTGAACGCTTAACAAAAGAGTTGAGGAGAGTTAAACAGTATACGGAAGCGCTTCGGGCACAAACGCATGAGTTCTCAAATAAATTGTACACGATTTCGGGGCTTTTGCAGTTGGACCAAAAAGAAGAAGCGATCGAGCTAATCCAAAAAGAAAGTCATACGCAACAAGAATGGCTCCAATTCTTGATTCAAAAAGTACCTGACCCGATGATCAGTGCCGTGTTGCTCGGCAAACGTAACCAAGCGAATGAATTGGGCATCGACATGACCTTTCACCCGGAAAGTAAGTTAACGTATCGCTTATCAAAAAAGGAGAAAGATGTACTTTTAACGGTGTTGGGCAATTTGTTGGAAAATGCATTGGAAGCGGTGAAAAAGGAACCGGAGTCAAAAAGGCACGTAAGCATTTTCTTTACGGATTTGGGCAATGACCTCGTCTTTGAAGTGGAAGATTCAGGTTCAGGCATTCCGCCTGAATTGGGGAATCAAATTTTCAACCAAGGTTTTTCAACGAAAGAAGGATCGCATAGAGGCATTGGACTTGCTTTGAGTAAACAGATGATATCGGAAATAGGCGGCACTGTTTTGCTTGAAGATGGAGAGCTTGGAGGGGCTTGTTTCGTCGTCACCGTACCCAAAAATTAA